The sequence GAGCTTCATGGAAGAAATCAACCGCACCTATGCCCACTTGATCGTAAAACACCAAGTGCTCGAACAGGGATTAATCATCGAGGAGGAGAAGATTCTCCCCAACGGCGAGATTGAACTGGTCGTGTGCGAACGATTCTAAATCTACTGAAAAGTTACTGATAGTTACCCATTCCCAAGAAAGGACAGGTATCGTGGGCATTAAGAAAATGAAAATTCACATTGGCCAAAATGGTCACACCGAGATCCAGGTCGAAGGTGGCCAATATGGTAACTGCCTTGCCTTTACTCAAGCCATCGAACAAGCCCTAGGCAAGGTGGAACAG comes from Gammaproteobacteria bacterium and encodes:
- a CDS encoding conserved hypothetical protein (Evidence 4 : Unknown function but conserved in other organisms), whose translation is MGIKKMKIHIGQNGHTEIQVEGGQYGNCLAFTQAIEQALGKVEQRELTEDCQALDPLAVPTRERLNEAL